In a single window of the Drosophila subpulchrella strain 33 F10 #4 breed RU33 chromosome X, RU_Dsub_v1.1 Primary Assembly, whole genome shotgun sequence genome:
- the LOC119555914 gene encoding microtubule-associated protein futsch isoform X1, which produces MRRRSKSPIKENKNITSNIEIMGSVRESDQGTLVLDEISGEIRQEAAAEDKKEDSKSPSQGLKKDPDKENNSPNLSPNSEGVDDKATEKGEKNTDNKNTESDCSDNESKKDSPKTRNLEGSSTECVSKDEKRSPTSSESKSSAYTKESHRESAESVTNGDKKENPRHQETSYSQSSEGEEHRRSREVSNRGSAASREHRELSDRESAYSESSEGKRETPRRREESHRESSYSESSKRKEETPRRRKLSRRESSYSESCGGKEHRRSREVSIRDSAYSESSGRIKETPRRREGSHRESSYSESSKRKEETPRRRKLSRRASSYSESSVGKEHRRSREVSIRDSAHSESSGRIKETLRRREGSHRESSYSESSKRKEETPRRRELSRRESSYSVSIRDSAYSESSGRIKETLRRREGSHRESSYSESSKRKEETPRRRELSRRESSYSVSIRDSAYSESSGRIKETLRRREGSHRESSYSESSKRKEETPRRRKLSRRASSYSESSGGKEHRRSREVSIRDSAYSESSGRIKETPRRREGSHRESSYPDSSKRKEETPRRRELSRRESSYSVSIRDSAYSESFGRIKETPRRREGSHRESSYSESSKRKEETPRRRKLLRCASSYSESSGGKEHRRSREVSIRDSAYSESSGRIKETPRRREGSHRESSYSESSKRKEETPRRRKLSRRASSYSESSGGKEHRRSREVSIRDSAYSESSGRIKETPRRREGSHRESSYSESFKRKEETPRRRELSRRESSYSESSGREEHRRSREVSIRDSAYSREHWQVSDRQSAYSESSGRNKDTLRRREGSHRESSYSERSGGEKGRRSRKELHRESAYSESSKRKEETPRRREESHRESSYSESFGSKQETPRRRELSHREQAYHLGRNGPTSNGEQERGYKRKRDSSDGEEGQQQSRATASRALYSSTPSLVKQSPKNEEQIPRYRKESHGEQAYQQRHNGPTSNGEQERASKRRRDSSHGEEGQQQSRALALGALYSSTPCLVRPRNEEQIPRYRKVSHGEQAYQHRYNGSTSTVEQERASKRRRDSSDGEEGQQQSRATASRALYSSTPSLVKQTPKNEEQIPRYRKESHGEQAYQHRHNGPTSNGEQERASKRRRDSSDGEEGQQQSRALALGALYSSTPCLVRPRNEEQIPKYRKVSHGEQAYQHRYNGSTSTVEQERASKRRRDSSDGEEGQQQSRATASRALYSSTPFLVRQNAEDDQRSVSSSHTESDSEGDSEAERRASFDAETPRRRELSHREQAYHLRRNGPTSNGEQERGSERKRDSSDGKEGQQQSRALALGALYSSTPCLVRPRNEEQIPRYRKVSHGEQAYQHRYNGSTSTVEQERASKRRRDSSDGEEGQQQSRATASRALYSSTPCLVTQSAEDDQRSVSSSHTESDSEGDSEAERRASFDAETPSRREISHHEQAYHLRRNGPTSNGEQERGSERKRDSSDGEEGQQQSLATASRALYSSTPCLVRQRPRNEEQIPTNRKVSHGEQAYQHRYNGSTSTGEQERASKRRRDTKSDSGDVPEAELRARFDAVWQILGNRRLTPAISEEEQTFESESERDSFSDDYPQEVVQRVFRYIELPPLHRNGNESERVSAAAALRSTSLSPLSLPFSLKTVSLPDLFHHSPPRVFKRHKTLGDCPGSKNGNTSKGTFYELEKREDTETDDSETDDSENDDSENEEEDLNQDSPRKRDDTDTDSDSEGPPGALKTQQQQREDTETDDSENEEEDLNQDNPRKRDDTDTDSDSEGPPGALKTQQQPEEEAKEREGGDSRDSASGEDDQVPDCKEVGTVKDSPTKSDLEIVDVGNELASIAVNGTIPEKNISLDSELDLVTRGILNVNEAFGPAYLARRNLINTKQHQQQQQNEQSFSCEVVAPTVSEDLNIIYKPIPKLKEAGKLLDKELLEIDKENRQEQPQQLQEQQQENQEQLQQQQELQQMHLEQQLQQQHQQQQLQQQQQLRNLQQAQDLQQKQQLQQEQQQQQLQQQQQQQQEQQLQQQEQLNRLQQQQRLQQQQQLQQQQQLQQLQIVQERVRRQKELHRLQQDQVERERQSRQEEKQRRLELERNLEKRKEDYDRQLRLQREEHQNKLRQLTELRQRDLYKDRPSKPLPQRKPVLMQNEMVSIPVANLNGGLKAPSSGSGVGVVSSGGVVSSAVLANAPRVYLTPSSTFMANRQVSAGVAATGKIAGSVVGASSVNASAAGTVRYFSQFSKVQTAGGPSLQRKLANGDTIVLANGNKSLFLTSNSSSDKGAPSSVATNGNSLLTAKTELLEEEGMQPGTVIEEVDDDADEDESSHTVKSNGDQQPQDQPLALTTASNDGNASDDEPELDIVINNVVCSFSVGCHLKLREIALQGSNVEYRRENGMVTMKLRHPYTTASIWSSGRITCTGATSEAMAMVAARRYARCLGKLGFPTRFLNFRIVNVLGTCSMPWAIKIVNFSERHRENASYEPELHPGVTYKMRDPDPKATLKIFSTGSVTVTAASVSNVEAAIQHIYPLVFEFRKQRSPEELQHLRQKQRLQGGGDPAELEKQVISENKAASLDNIFINTTAAHSKPSANEQTPATAGILTSHIDSMQRLKQVQNFHQMMTMTQDERRHIPFQGEKVNSASTSAAAASASSSSASSGDNICANARRRATECWATKLQNKRPRYNDPGTTGPVNAQASSPALASYNAASSSSSTLASQAPHLRNNPLKTAALANVRMRGAKVPTGMVLKPGTRMAPIGGYLQQAQQQQQQQQQQQQQQQQQQLQQQQKMRLTNYSPSEFDVDDLIEEEESNELDMPY; this is translated from the exons GGGGAAATTCGCCAAGAAGCTGCAGCGGAGGACAAGAAAGAAGATTCAAAATCACCATCTCAAGGACTTAAAAAAGATCCGGATAAGGAAAATAATTCGCCGAATCTATCCCCAAATTCTGAAGGAGTAGATGATAAAgccaccgaaaagggcgagaAAAACACTGATAATAAAAATACAGAAAGCGATTGCAGCGATAACGAGTCAAAAAAAGATAGTCCAAAGACCAGAAACCTCGAAG GGAGTTCAACCGAATGTGTTAGTAAAGACGAGAAGCGGTCACCCACATCGTCTGAATCAAAATCCTCGGCTTATACTAAAGAATCGCACAGAGAATCGGCAGAATCCGTAACAAACGGAGacaaaaaagaaaaccccAGGCACCAAGAAACTTCCTATTCCCAGAGTTCCGAAGGCGAGGAACACCGCAGATCTAGGGAAGTATCAAACCGAGGATCGGCAGCTTCCAGGGAACACAGGGAACTATCAGACCGAGAATCGGCATATTCCGAAAGTTCCGAAGGCAAAAGAGAAACCCCCAGGCGCAGAGAAGAATCGCACCGAGAATCTTCATATTCCGAAAGTTCCAAGCGCAAAGAAGAAACCCCCAGGCGCAGAAAATTATCTCGCCGAGAATCTTCATATTCCGAGAGTTGCGGAGGCAAGGAACACCGCAGATCTAGGGAAGTGTCGATCCGAGATTCGGCATATTCCGAAAGTTCCGGACGCATAAAAGAAACCCCCAGGCGCAGGGAAGGATCGCACCGAGAATCTTCATATTCCGAAAGTTCCAAGCGCAAAGAAGAAACCCCCAGGCGCAGAAAATTATCACGCCGTGCATCTTCATATTCAGAGAGTTCCGTAGGCAAGGAACACCGCAGATCTAGGGAAGTGTCGATCCGAGATTCGGCACATTCCGAAAGTTCCGGACGCATAAAAGAAACCCTCAGGCGCAGGGAAGGATCGCACCGAGAATCTTCATATTCCGAAAGTTCCAAGCGCAAAGAAGAAACCCCCAggcgcagggaattatcacgcCGAGAATCTTCATATTCCGTGTCGATCCGAGATTCGGCATATTCCGAAAGTTCCGGACGCATAAAAGAAACCCTCAGGCGCAGGGAAGGATCGCACCGAGAATCTTCATATTCCGAAAGTTCCAAGCGCAAAGAAGAAACCCCCAggcgcagggaattatcacgcCGAGAATCTTCATATTCCGTGTCGATCCGAGATTCGGCATATTCCGAAAGTTCCGGACGCATAAAAGAAACCCTCAGGCGCAGGGAAGGATCGCACCGAGAATCTTCATATTCCGAAAGTTCCAAGCGCAAAGAAGAAACCCCCAGGCGCAGAAAATTATCACGCCGTGCATCTTCATATTCAGAGAGTTCCGGAGGCAAGGAACACCGCAGATCTAGGGAAGTGTCGATCCGAGATTCGGCATATTCCGAAAGTTCCGGACGCATAAAAGAAACCCCCAGGCGCAGGGAAGGATCGCACCGAGAATCTTCATATCCCGATAGTTCCAAGCGCAAAGAAGAAACCCCCAggcgcagggaattatcacgcCGAGAATCTTCATATTCCGTGTCGATCCGAGATTCGGCATATTCCGAAAGTTTCGGACGCATAAAAGAAACCCCCAGGCGCAGGGAAGGATCGCACCGAGAATCTTCATATTCCGAAAGTTCCAAGCGCAAAGAAGAAACCCCCAGGCGCAGAAAATTATTACGCTGTGCATCTTCATATTCAGAGAGTTCCGGAGGCAAGGAACACCGCAGATCTAGGGAAGTGTCGATCCGAGATTCGGCATATTCCGAAAGTTCCGGACGCATAAAAGAAACCCCCAGGCGCAGGGAAGGATCGCACCGAGAATCTTCATATTCCGAAAGTTCCAAGCGCAAAGAAGAAACCCCCAGGCGCAGAAAATTATCACGCCGTGCATCTTCATATTCAGAGAGTTCCGGAGGCAAGGAACACCGCAGATCTAGGGAAGTGTCGATCCGAGATTCGGCATATTCCGAAAGTTCCGGACGCATAAAAGAAACCCCCAGGCGCAGGGAAGGATCGCACCGAGAATCTTCATATTCCGAAAGTTTCAAGCGCAAAGAAGAAACCCCCAggcgcagggaattatcacgcCGAGAATCTTCATATTCCGAGAGTTCCGGACGCGAGGAACACCGCAGATCTAGGGAAGTGTCGATCCGAGATTCGGCATATTCCAGGGAACACTGGCAAGTATCAGACCGACAATCGGCATATTCCGAAAGTTCCGGACGCAATAAAGATACCCTCAGGCGCAGGGAAGGATCGCACCGAGAATCTTCATATTCTGAGAGATCCGGAGGCGAGAAAGGCCGCAGATCTAGAAAAGAATTGCACCGAGAATCGGCTTATTCCGAAAGTTCCAAGCGCAAAGAAGAAACCCCCAGGCGCAGAGAAGAATCGCACCGAGAATCTTCATATTCCGAAAGTTTCGGAAGCAAACAGGAAACCCCCAGGCGCAGGGAGTTATCGCACCGCGAACAGGCGTACCATCTCGGACGTAACGGACCCACATCGAACGGTGAACAAGAAAGGGGTTATAAGCGGAAACGTGATTCTTCAGACGGCGAAGAAGGGCAGCAACAGTCTCGAGCTACAGCATCGCGTGCTTTATATTCTTCAACACCATCCTTGGTGAAACAAAGCCCAAAAAACGAGGAACAGATCCCCAGATATAGAAAAGAGTCACACGGCGAACAGGCATACCAGCAGAGACATAACGGACCCACATCGAACGGTGAACAAGAAAGGGCCTCTAAGCGGAGACGTGATTCTTCACACGGCGAAGAAGGGCAGCAACAGTCTCGAGCTTTAGCCTTAGGTGCTTTATATTCTTCAACACCTTGCTTGGTGAGACCGAGAAACGAGGAACAGATCCCCAGATATAGAAAAGTGTCACACGGCGAACAGGCATACCAGCACAGATATAACGGATCCACATCGACCGTTGAACAAGAAAGGGCCTCTAAACGGAGACGTGATTCTTCAGACGGCGAAGAAGGGCAGCAACAGTCTCGAGCTACAGCTTCACGTGCGTTATATTCTTCAACACCATCCTTGGTGAAACAAACCCCAAAAAACGAGGAACAGATCCCCAGATATAGAAAAGAGTCACACGGCGAACAGGCATACCAGCACAGACATAACGGACCCACATCGAACGGTGAACAAGAAAGGGCCTCTAAACGGAGACGTGATTCTTCAGACGGCGAAGAAGGGCAGCAACAGTCTCGAGCTTTAGCCTTAGGTGCTTTATATTCTTCAACACCTTGCTTGGTGAGACCGAGAAACGAGGAACAGATCCCCAAATATAGAAAAGTGTCACACGGCGAACAGGCATACCAGCACAGATATAACGGATCCACATCGACCGTTGAACAAGAAAGGGCCTCTAAGCGGAGACGTGATTCTTCAGACGGCGAAGAAGGGCAGCAACAGTCTCGAGCTACAGCTTCACGTGCGTTATATTCTTCAACACCTTTCTTGGTGAGACAAAACGCGGAAGACGATCAGCGGTCCGTATCTTCATCCCACACAGAGTCTGATTCAGAAGGCGATTCGGAAGCCGAACGCAGAGCAAGCTTCGACGCGGAAACCCCCAGGCGCAGGGAGTTATCGCACCGCGAACAGGCGTACCATCTCAGACGTAACGGACCCACATCGAACGGTGAACAAGAAAGGGGTTCTGAGCGGAAACGTGATTCTTCAGACGGCAAAGAAGGGCAGCAACAGTCTCGAGCTTTAGCCTTAGGTGCTTTATATTCTTCAACACCTTGCTTGGTGAGACCGAGAAACGAGGAACAGATCCCCAGATATAGAAAAGTGTCACACGGCGAACAGGCATACCAGCACAGATATAACGGATCCACATCGACCGTTGAACAAGAAAGGGCCTCTAAGCGGAGACGTGATTCTTCAGACGGCGAAGAAGGGCAGCAACAGTCTCGAGCTACAGCTTCACGTGCGTTATATTCTTCAACACCTTGCTTGGTGACGCAAAGCGCGGAAGACGATCAGCGGTCCGTATCTTCATCCCACACAGAGTCTGATTCAGAAGGCGATTCGGAAGCCGAACGCAGAGCAAGCTTCGACGCAGAAACCCCCAGCCGCAGGGAGATATCGCACCACGAACAGGCGTACCATCTCAGACGTAACGGACCCACATCGAACGGTGAACAAGAAAGGGGTTCTGAGCGGAAACGTGATTCTTCAGACGGTGAGGAAGGGCAGCAACAGTCTCTAGCTACAGCATCACGTGCTTTATATTCTTCAACACCTTGCTTGGTGAGACAAAGGCCTAGAAACGAGGAACAGATCCCCACTAATAGAAAAGTGTCACACGGCGAACAGGCATACCAGCACAGATATAACGGATCCACATCGACCGGTGAACAAGAAAGGGCCTCTAAGCGGAGACGTGACACAAAATCTGATTCAGGAGACGTTCCGGAAGCCGAACTCAGAGCAAGATTCGACGCGGTGTGGCAAATATTAGGCAATCGCCGTTTAACACCAGCGATAAGTGAAGAAgagcagacatttgaaagcgAGAGCGAGCGGGATTCATTCTCGGACGACTATCCGCAAGAAGTGGTGCAAAGAGTCTTCAGATATATTGAATTACCGCCCTTGCACCGCAACGGTAACGAAAGCGAACGCGTGTCGGCGGCGGCAGCTTTACGTTCAACTTCACTCTCACCTTTATCTTTACCTTTCTCTTTAAAAACAGTTTCACTTCCGGATTTATTTCATCATTCACCTCCACGTGTATTTAAACGACATAAAACTCTAGGAGATTGTCCGGGGTCTAAAAACGGCAATACTTCAAAAGGAACATTTTATGAATTAGAGAAACGTGAAGATACAGAGACCGACGATTCGGAGACCGACGATTCGGAGAACGACGATTCGGAGAACGAGGAGGAAGACCTAAATCAGGATAGCCCAAGGAAACGCGACGATACCGATACTGATTCAGATTCAGAAGGACCTCCCGGAGCTTTAAAgacacagcaacaacaacgtgAAGATACAGAGACCGACGATTCGGAGAACGAGGAGGAAGACCTAAATCAGGACAACCCAAGGAAACGCGACGATACCGATACTGACTCAGATTCAGAAGGACCTCCCGGAGCTTTAAAGACACAGCAACAACCAGAGGAGGAAGCAAAAGAACGTGAAGGTGGAGACAGCCGAGACTCGGCTTCTGGCGAGGACGATCAGGTTCCGGATTGTAAGGAGGTGGGAACTGTAAAGGATAGCCCAACAAAGTCTGACCTTGAAATAGTTGATGTTGGCAATGAACTGGCATCAATAGCGGTCAACGGAACTATTCCCGAGAAGAATATTTCGCTAGACTCGGAACTTGACTTAGTAACCCGAGGAATCCTAAATGTCAATGAAGCGTTCGGGCCGGCATATTTAGCACGTCGCAACTTGATTAATACaaagcaacatcagcaacaacagcaaaacgAACAAAGTTTTTCGTGTGAGGTAGTAGCTCCAACTGTTTCTGAAGATTTGAACATAATATATAAGCCGATCCCTAAACTAAAGGAAGCAGGCAAGCTGTTAGATAAAGAACTGCTCGAGATCGATAAAGAGAATCGGCAGGAGCAACCGCAGCAACTGCAGGAACAGCAGCAAGAGAATCAGGAGCAACTTCAGCAACAGCAGGAACTGCAGCAAATGCATCTCGAGCAACAACTCCAGCAACAGCATCAACAGCAACAActccagcaacagcaacaactgcGAAATCTGCAGCAAGCGCAGGATCTGCAACAAaagcagcaactgcagcaagagcaacaacagcagcaactgcagcaacagcaacaacagcagcaagagcaacaactgcagcagcaggaACAGCTGAATCGcctgcagcaacagcaacgactccagcaacaacagcaactgcagcaacagcagcaactccAGCAACTGCAGATTGTCCAGGAAAGAGTGCGCCGGCAGAAGGAGCTGCACCGTTTGCAACAAGACCAAGTAGAGCGGGAGCGTCAATCTCGCCAGGAAGAGAAGCAGAGGCGCCTGGAACTGGAACGAAACTTGGAGAAGCGTAAGGAGGACTACGATCGCCAGTTGCGCCTGCAGCGCGAGGAGCATCAGAACAAGTTAAGGCAGTTGACGGAACTTAGGCAGCGGGACCTGTACAAGGATCGGCCTAGTAAGCCACTGCCGCAGCGCAAGCCAGTGCTCATGCAAAACGAAATGGTCAGCATCCCGGTGGCCAACTTAAACGGCGGCCTTAAGGCGCCCAGCAGCGGTTCTGGAGTGGGTGTGGTGTCATCCGGCGGCGTCGTCTCCTCGGCGGTGCTGGCCAATGCCCCCCGTGTTTACCTAACGCCTTCGTCTACATTTATGGCCAATCGTCAGGTTTCGGCGGGCGTGGCGGCCACCGGAAAGATAGCCGGATCGGTTGTTGGCGCTTCATCTGTCAATGCGTCAGCCGCCGGTACTGTTCGCTACTTTTCACAATTTAGCAAAGTGCAAACGGCCGGTGGACCCAGTCTGCAGAGAAAACTGGCCAACGGGGACACCATTGTGCTGGCGAACGGCAACAAGAGTTTGTTCCtcaccagcaacagcagcagcgacAAGGGTGCGCCCTCGAGCGTCGCCACCAATGGCAATAGCTTGCTAACGGCCAAAACGGAGCTCTTGGAGGAGGAGGGCATGCAGCCGGGAACTGTGATCGAGGAGGTGGACGATGACGCAGATGAGGATGAGAGCAGTCACACTGTCAAATCCAATGGGGATCAGCAGCCGCAGGATCAGCCCTTGGCACTGACAACCGCGTCCAACGACGGCAACGCCTCCGACGATGAGCCCGAGCTGGATATTGTGATCAACAATGTGGTCTGCTCGTTTAGCGTGGGCTGCCATCTGAAGCTGCGGGAGATTGCCCTGCAGGGCTCAAATGTGGAGTACCGTCGCGAGAACGGAATGGTTACCATGAAGCTGCGTCATCCGTATACGACGGCCTCGATTTGGTCTTCGGGAAGGATCACCTGTACTGGTGCCACCTCGGAGGCAATG GCTATGGTTGCAGCTCGTCGCTATGCAAGGTGCCTGGGCAAGCTTGGATTTCCCACTCGTTTCCTGAATTTCCGCATCGTCAACGTGCTGGGCACCTGTAGCATGCCGTGGGCCATCAAGATCGTCAACTTTTCGGAACGTCACCGGGAAAACGCCAGCTACGAGCCGGAGTTGCATCCCGGTGTGACCTACAAGATGCGCGATCCCGACCCAAAGGCCACCCTCAAGATCTTCTCCACCGGCAGCGTTACCGTCACGG CGGCCAGCGTTAGCAATGTGGAAGCGGCTATCCAGCATATTTATCCCCTCGTCTTTGAGTTCCGCAAGCAGCGTTCGCCGGAGGAGCTGCAGCACCTGCGTCAGAAGCAACGCCTGCAGGGCGGCGGCGATCCGGCTGAATTGGAGAAGCAGGTCATCTCTGAGAACAAGGCGGCGAGCCTggataatatttttattaacacAACGGCGGCGCACTCGAAGCCATCGGCGAATGAGCAAACGCCAGCCACCGCGGGCATCTTGACCAGCCACATTGACAGTATGCAGCGCCTGAAGCAGGTCCAGAACTTCCACCAAATGATGACGATGACGCAAGATGAGCGCCGTCACATACCCTTCCAGGGGGAGAAGGTCAACTCGGCCTCGACCTCGGCGGCGGCAGCATCTGCCTCCTCGTCCTCTGCCTCGTCGGGGGATAATATCTGTGCCAATGCCCGTCGCCGGGCCACCGAATGCTGGGCCACCAAGCTTCAGAATAAGCGGCCGCGTTACAATGATCCCGGCACCACGGGACCCGTTAATGCCCAGGCATCTTCCCCAGCTTTAGCCTCATACAATGCTGCCTCCTCTTCATCATCAACCCTGGCCTCTCAGGCGCCACACCTGCGTAATAATCCCCTCAAGACGGCCGCCCTGGCCAATGTCCGTATGCGCGGCGCCAAGGTGCCAACGGGCATGGTGCTCAAACCGGGCACACGGATGGCGCCTATCGGTGGATACCTGCAACAGgcacagcaacagcagcaacagcagcaacagcagcagcagcagcagcagcagcagcagctgcaacagcagcagaagaTGCGCCTGACCAACTACTCGCCCAGCGAGTTCGATGTGGATGACctgatcgaggaggaggagaGCAACGAGTTGGACATGCCGTATTGA